DNA sequence from the Alkaliphilus metalliredigens QYMF genome:
GAAGAATGGCAAAGAAGCTTTAGAATATACGATAAAGGCTTCACCAGAATTGTTTTTAGTAGACATTAATATGCCAATGATGAATGGACTTGATTTTATTAGTCAGATGAAAAAAATCTCTCCCAATAGTATTGTAGTGATTATTACTGGTTATGACGATTTTCAGTATGCCCATAAAGCCATAAAATTTAACGTTTTTGATTATTTATTAAAACCTGTTTCTAAAAACGAGTTTAACAACCTTTTGAGAAAAGTGACGGAGACTCTTGGTAATCGTGCTGATGAAGCTGAGGTGATGGAAGTCACCACAGAAAAAAATGCTGCGTATTCAAGCATGATTAGATCTGTCAAAGACTATATAGATGATCATTTTGATGATAGCCAACTGGATTTATCTCATATAGCTCAATTGTTTGATACAAGTAAATCTTATATTAGTAAACGAATGAAACAGGAGCTAGGAAAGTCTTTTGTAGAGTATCTAACGGATATAAGATTAGAGAAGGCAAAAAAAATTTTAGAAAACCATCATGCTAGAATGACTATGTATCATGTCTCCACAAGGGTAGGCTATACGTCACAGCATTATTTTAGTAGAGTTTTTAAAAAGACCTATGGAATATCGCCTATGGAATATAGGAATAAGTTTAATAAGCTTTAAAGTATTGAGATATCTATAAAAGTACTCCTTTCTGACTTAGAATTATTTTTTAATTCTCCACAGAAAGGAGTTTTTATTTATATCTTAATTACGCGTCAACATGAGAGAACGCTGGTTTATATGAATCTAATGTTGAATCGTCTGTATTACTTTTAAAATTTAGTAGAAATGCAGAATTTATAATAACGACAACAGATCCCACATTGTGTACTAAGGCACCAAGCACTGGTCCTAAAACACCTATCATTGCTAGTATAATAGCGATAAAGTTGAGAAGCAGAGATAGCACTATGTTTAGTTTTATTGTTGTCATTGTTTTTTGTGATAGACTTAATAGGTGAGGAATGGATTTGATGTCATCACTTATAAGGACAATATCTGCTGCATCAACAGCAATGTCACTACCTATACCACCCATTGCAACGCCTACATAAGCTTTCTTAAGGGCAGGTGCATCATTAATACCATCACCAACCATGCACACCATCTCATTTTTATTCTGATAATGTTCAATTGCAGACATTTTATCTTCTGGCAAGCATTCAGAGTGAACAGTAAGAATGCCAACATTTCTTCCAATATGAGAAGCTGCTTGTCGGTTATCTCCAGTTAACAATATACTTTCTACATTAAGGGCATTAAGGTTTCTAATCATTTTTGGAGAATCTTTACGTAATGTATCAGACAAGGCTAAAAAACCAGCCTTACAGCCATTAATGGCGACATAGATAATTGTGCAACCGTCGTTTCTGTATGTAGATGCTTTATCCATCATATCTTTAGGGATGACGATACCGTTTTCAAGAAGTAGTTCAGCATTTCCTGCAAAAATGATATCATCTTCGATCGTTGTTTTGACGCCGCGGCCTGCAATCATTGTGAATTCTTGTGGCTCAACTAAAGCTTTGTTTGAGGTGTTTTTAAAATGAGAAACAATGGCCTTACCCAACGGGTGCTCGGAACGTAGTTCAGCAGAAACTGTCAGTGTCAATAATTTTTCTGAACTTATATCAGAATTGAAGCTATGCACTGCTACAACAGCAGGTTTACCATAAGTAAGGGTACCAGTTTTATCAAATGCAATTTTAGTTACCTTTGATAGTCTTTCTAGGGCATCTCCTTCACGAACAAGGATGCCAAACTTGGTAGCATTACCAATACCAGCCATTATGGCAGTGGGAGTAGCAAGTACTAAGGCACAAGGACAGAACACAACAAGAATCGTAACCGCTCGAATCATTTCCCCTGTGATAATCCATGTACCAACTGCAGATACAAGCGCAATGACAACTATCCAAGTAGCCCATCTATCCGCCATGCCAACAATTTTAGCCTTGCTTGAATCAGCAGATTCTACGAGTTTAATCATTCTCTGTAGTGAGCTGTTTTCACCAACCTTAGTAGCCTTCATATCAAAGGCACCAAACTGATTTACAGTTCCACTGGAAACTTCATTGCCTACAGCTTTATCAACAGGCAGTGATTCACCTGTCATTACGGATTGATTAATGGAGGTTTGGCCAGAAATAATCACGCCATCAACGGCAATGGTTTCTCCTGGAAGTACACGGAGCACATCATCTATTTGAACCTTTTCAGCAGGTACTATGTTTTCCACTCCATCACGAAGGACTCGAGCAGTGCGAGGGGTAAGATGTATCAAACTTTCAATACCGGCACGTGCTTTTGCAACGGTACGTTCCTCTAATAGAGCACCCAGTGCCATAATTAGTGCGACTTCACCTGCAGCAAAATTTTCACCAATGAAAACAGCTGCAACAAGTGCGATTGAAACTAAAACATCTGCCTTAATGTCAAAGTTTTGTATAAGTCCTTCCACTGCACCTTTTATAATAGGAAAACCGCAGAGAATAATCGCTATCCATGCTGCATTAATCTTGAAATTCCCAATATCAAAAAAACTAATCAACAATGATATAGCAGATAGTATTAGAAATAATATGGTACGCTTTTCTTCATTTTTTAAAAAATCTATGGCCACTTTCATTTTATCACCTACCCCATCCTAGAAAAATGCTCTACAGCTTTGGCAAATTGAGCAATGGTTCTGTCAGCATCACCATGCTCTATACCATCACGTACGCAATGATGTAAATGACCTTCTAAAACGGCCTGTCCGACTTTGTGAAGTGCACTTTTTGCTGCATTAATTTGTATTAAGATATCTTCGCAAGGAACATCCTTATCTACCATTCCAGAAATAGCTCTAAGCTGACCTTCGATTTTTTTAATCCTTGATTGAACTTTAGTAACATCCATGCATTGACGCATATTTGTATCCTCCTTATAACTGTATTGTATACCTATAGGGGTATGGGTATACAATAGCACGCCATATATATTTTGTCAATCAGATGTTAAAGGCAACGGATTTAATGAACTGAACCTACGTCAAAGAGCAGAAACTCTAACAAAGCCCTAGCTTTGATTAGTAAATTGTTAATTCAGATTAGAAAAAAGTAATTTAATGATATAATAGGGTATGATTACTACTTTTGATACTATGAAACAGTCGATACAATAAAGATGTACTTCTTGATTTTATAAAAATTAAATGTGTAGAAAGTGAAGTGTTTAGATGAGTAAGTCATTATATATTGCTGAAAAGCCAAGTGTTGCGCTAGAATTTGCAAAAACATTAAATATCAAGGGAAACAAAAAAGATGGATTTATCGAATCAAATGAGGCTGTTGTGACATGGTGTATCGGACATTTAGTAACCATGAGCTATCCTGATAAATATGACGACAAATATAAAAAATGGGTACTTAAGGACCTGCCATTTTTGCCAAACAAGTATAAATATGAAGTAATTAAAAATGTAAAAAAACAGTTTGATATAATCAAGACACTGATGAAGAGAACGGACATATCAACGATCTATGTATGTACAGACTCAGGACGTGAAGGTGAATATATCTATAGACTGGTAGATGAGATGGTTAATGTTAAGGGTAAAACGAAAAAGAGAGTTTGGATTGACTCACAAACAGAAGAAGAAATAAAAAAGGGTGTTAAGAATGCAAAGCCATTAGATGAATATGATAATTTAGCAAATGCAGCCTATCTACGAGCTAAGGAAGATTATTTAATGGGAATAAACTTTTCAAGACTGTTGACGCTTAGTTATGGAAGTGCACTCAGTAAACGTTTAGGAAAAAAATATGTTGTCATCGCAGTTGGAAGAGTTATGACATGTGTTTTAGGAATGGTCGTTCAAAGAGAAAGAGAAATTAGAGAGTTTGTGAAAACACCATATTATAAAATTATATCCAATTTTCAATTGGATCAATCCATGGATTATGACGGAGAATGGAAGGCCATTGAAAGTTCTAATTATTACATGTCTGATTTGCTTTATAAAGATATCGGATTTAAGGAAGTGAAGTCTGCTGAAAAATTCATTAGGGAATTAAAAGAAGACAATACAGAGTTAACAGCAGTTGTGGAGACCATTAAAAAGAAAAAAGAAACCAAGAATCCCCCATTACTATATAACTTAGCTGAATTACAAAATGAGCTTTCAAAAAAATTGAAAATAAATCCAGATGAAACATTGAAGGTCGCACAAAAGTTGTATGAGAAGAAGATGATCACCTATCCAAGAACTGATGCCAGGGTTTTGTCCAATGCTGTGGCCAAAGAGATACATTCAAATTTAAAGGGTCTTTTACGTGTTAAACAATCCTGTCAGTTAGAGCCTGGTGATGAAGGGATTAATGATTTTATTCAAAAAATAGTAAATGAAGGCTTATACAAAGAGTTGCAGAAAACAAAGTATGTAAATGATAAGGCAATTACGGATCACTATGCAATCATTCCAACAGGAGAAGGGTTAGGCAGCTTTAATAGATTAACAGATTATGAAAAAGAGACGTTTTTATTGATTGTACGACGCTTTTTAGCTATCTTTTATCCGCCTGCCATTTTTAGTCAGTTATCGATTACGACGAAAATTAAGACGGAGAGCTTTTTCACCACCTCAAAGGTATGTATACAGGAAGGATACCTAGAGATATTAAATGATGGTAAAAAGGATGGTGCTTCAAGTCTAGATAAAGAAGAAACATTGAAAAAGTTAAAAAAAGGACAGACGGTGAAAATTAATAAATTAGAAATCAAGGAATCGGAGACCACACCACCTAAAAGATATAGTTCTGGTTCTATTATTTTGGCAATGGAGAGTGCGGGAAAATTAATTGAAGATGAGGAATTAAGAGAAAAAATCAAAGGCAGTGGTATTGGCACCAGTGCCACCAGATCTGGGATACTCAATAAATTACAGCAAATCAGTTATATTGCGTTAAATAAAAAGACACAAATATTAACCCCTACGTCATTGGGAGAATCAATTTATGATGTGGTTGATGAGTCTATTCCATCGCTTTTGAAGCCAGAGCTTACTGCTAGCTGGGAAAAGGGTCTGGGTATGATTGCCAACGGAGAGATCCAGTGTGATGAATATATGATAAAGCTAGAAGCATATATAAGAAAGAATACGCAAAAGGTGCTCAAATTAAGCAATCAACCTAATTTACTAAATTCGCGCTCAATTAAGTCCACTACCAATAAAGGAAATCAGGACACAAAGGGAAAAAGAGTAGGAAGGCTTGCACTTGGGAAGTGTATCGCATGTGAAACCGGGGAAGTTTTAGAGAATAGCAAAGCATTCTATTGTAGTAATTGGAAGCAAAACTGTAAATTTACTGTATGGAAGGATAGTCTGAAGCGTTATGAACAAGAAATCGATGAAGAGATGATAAAAGCATTACTTGAAAAAGGGCAAATTGACAAAGTAAGTATCGTATTGCCACAGACAAATGAAAAATGTACAGCATCCTTAGAGTTTAAAGATAACAAAAAAGGTGAACTTCAGCTTAAAAATGTTACCCCAACTACCGAATAACAAGGACTTACTGGTTGTTTTAAATTCAGATAAAGTTATTATAGTTTAACAGCAGGAGAAATAGTAGCTCTTGAAGCAGATGTCAATTATGGTATTGAAGCTTTAGATGACACCAAATACCTCAACATTCTCGTGAAAAATTAGCAAAAAAAGATAACATCAATTGCTTATAAAGTTATACTCAATTAAAAATATAAAAAGAGAGAATCAAAATTAGAAACACTATTTGATTCTCTCTTTTTTATTTGGTGTTTTAGAATACAATGAATCATCAAGAAGCTTTGCTATGGTTACTAACACTCATCATTATACAATGATTGAGTAAAGCATAAGATATAATGGACAAAAAGAGTTCAATTAGTTAGAATATTATGGTAATATAGAGGTAATCTATCGACGGAGTTTGTTTTGTATACAAAGTACTGTATTAAGTTGGAAAGGATAGGAAAATTCAGGATAGAAGGAAGGTGTATCGGTAATGGGAAAAAATATTTCCCCAACATCTTGCATTACCAAGATCATAAAAAAGGTTAAACATTATTTTGTGATTATCCTATTTTCGTCAACTATATGGGTCATATTGAGTGAAGATCTATCGATCAAAAGCATATTGTTGGGCTGTATATTGGGATTAGGTTCAATTTTTTCTACGGAGCAATTTCTTATACAAGAGGAGCATAAAGTTCACTGGAGATTAAACCCTATTCTATTGGTAAAGTATTTATTTTACTTAATTATTCAGGTATATACTGCTGGTTTTATCACTATTGGTAAAATAATCTCAGGAAAGATTAATCCAGATATTGTAGAAATCAGTACAGAATTGGAGGATGACTTATTAATCTGTGTCCTGGCTAATTCCATCACCTTAACACCAGGAACCATCACTGTAGATAAGGAAGGGCAAAACCTTAAAGTCCTATGGTTGGATTGTATTACGAAGGATTGTGACAAAGTAGGGGACATCATCAAGGGAGGTTTT
Encoded proteins:
- a CDS encoding response regulator transcription factor, with the protein product MFKVLIADDEPKIRKGLKQWIEESSYKFQVVAEAKNGKEALEYTIKASPELFLVDINMPMMNGLDFISQMKKISPNSIVVIITGYDDFQYAHKAIKFNVFDYLLKPVSKNEFNNLLRKVTETLGNRADEAEVMEVTTEKNAAYSSMIRSVKDYIDDHFDDSQLDLSHIAQLFDTSKSYISKRMKQELGKSFVEYLTDIRLEKAKKILENHHARMTMYHVSTRVGYTSQHYFSRVFKKTYGISPMEYRNKFNKL
- a CDS encoding heavy metal translocating P-type ATPase — its product is MKVAIDFLKNEEKRTILFLILSAISLLISFFDIGNFKINAAWIAIILCGFPIIKGAVEGLIQNFDIKADVLVSIALVAAVFIGENFAAGEVALIMALGALLEERTVAKARAGIESLIHLTPRTARVLRDGVENIVPAEKVQIDDVLRVLPGETIAVDGVIISGQTSINQSVMTGESLPVDKAVGNEVSSGTVNQFGAFDMKATKVGENSSLQRMIKLVESADSSKAKIVGMADRWATWIVVIALVSAVGTWIITGEMIRAVTILVVFCPCALVLATPTAIMAGIGNATKFGILVREGDALERLSKVTKIAFDKTGTLTYGKPAVVAVHSFNSDISSEKLLTLTVSAELRSEHPLGKAIVSHFKNTSNKALVEPQEFTMIAGRGVKTTIEDDIIFAGNAELLLENGIVIPKDMMDKASTYRNDGCTIIYVAINGCKAGFLALSDTLRKDSPKMIRNLNALNVESILLTGDNRQAASHIGRNVGILTVHSECLPEDKMSAIEHYQNKNEMVCMVGDGINDAPALKKAYVGVAMGGIGSDIAVDAADIVLISDDIKSIPHLLSLSQKTMTTIKLNIVLSLLLNFIAIILAMIGVLGPVLGALVHNVGSVVVIINSAFLLNFKSNTDDSTLDSYKPAFSHVDA
- a CDS encoding metal-sensing transcriptional repressor translates to MRQCMDVTKVQSRIKKIEGQLRAISGMVDKDVPCEDILIQINAAKSALHKVGQAVLEGHLHHCVRDGIEHGDADRTIAQFAKAVEHFSRMG
- a CDS encoding DNA topoisomerase, with the protein product MSKSLYIAEKPSVALEFAKTLNIKGNKKDGFIESNEAVVTWCIGHLVTMSYPDKYDDKYKKWVLKDLPFLPNKYKYEVIKNVKKQFDIIKTLMKRTDISTIYVCTDSGREGEYIYRLVDEMVNVKGKTKKRVWIDSQTEEEIKKGVKNAKPLDEYDNLANAAYLRAKEDYLMGINFSRLLTLSYGSALSKRLGKKYVVIAVGRVMTCVLGMVVQREREIREFVKTPYYKIISNFQLDQSMDYDGEWKAIESSNYYMSDLLYKDIGFKEVKSAEKFIRELKEDNTELTAVVETIKKKKETKNPPLLYNLAELQNELSKKLKINPDETLKVAQKLYEKKMITYPRTDARVLSNAVAKEIHSNLKGLLRVKQSCQLEPGDEGINDFIQKIVNEGLYKELQKTKYVNDKAITDHYAIIPTGEGLGSFNRLTDYEKETFLLIVRRFLAIFYPPAIFSQLSITTKIKTESFFTTSKVCIQEGYLEILNDGKKDGASSLDKEETLKKLKKGQTVKINKLEIKESETTPPKRYSSGSIILAMESAGKLIEDEELREKIKGSGIGTSATRSGILNKLQQISYIALNKKTQILTPTSLGESIYDVVDESIPSLLKPELTASWEKGLGMIANGEIQCDEYMIKLEAYIRKNTQKVLKLSNQPNLLNSRSIKSTTNKGNQDTKGKRVGRLALGKCIACETGEVLENSKAFYCSNWKQNCKFTVWKDSLKRYEQEIDEEMIKALLEKGQIDKVSIVLPQTNEKCTASLEFKDNKKGELQLKNVTPTTE
- a CDS encoding Na+/H+ antiporter subunit E, encoding MGKNISPTSCITKIIKKVKHYFVIILFSSTIWVILSEDLSIKSILLGCILGLGSIFSTEQFLIQEEHKVHWRLNPILLVKYLFYLIIQVYTAGFITIGKIISGKINPDIVEISTELEDDLLICVLANSITLTPGTITVDKEGQNLKVLWLDCITKDCDKVGDIIKGGFEKILKNNK